One part of the Pseudomonas sp. MYb118 genome encodes these proteins:
- the ltaE gene encoding low-specificity L-threonine aldolase, which produces MSVIDLRSDTVTQPTPGMLDAMAGAATGDDVYGEDPTVNRLEAELASRLGFAAALFVPTGTMSNLLGLMAHCERGDEYVVGQQAHTYKYEGGGAAVLGSIQPQPLEVQADGSLDLAQVAAAIKPDDFHFARTRLLALENTMQGKVLPLAYLAEARRFTREHGLQLHLDGARLYNAAVKLGVDAREIAQHFDSVSVCLSKGLGAPVGSVLCGSSELIGKARRLRKMVGGGMRQAGILAAAGLYALDHNVQRLADDHANTQHLAEGLRAAGYAVEPVQTNMVYVQIGDQAEALKAFAAERGIKLSAAARLRMVTHMDVSRAQIEQVVATFVDFSHK; this is translated from the coding sequence ATGAGCGTTATCGATCTTCGCAGCGACACCGTCACCCAACCGACTCCAGGGATGCTCGACGCAATGGCCGGGGCGGCCACCGGTGACGACGTCTACGGCGAAGACCCGACGGTCAATCGCCTGGAGGCCGAGCTGGCCAGCCGGCTGGGTTTTGCCGCCGCGCTGTTCGTACCGACGGGCACCATGAGCAACCTGCTGGGCCTGATGGCCCATTGCGAGCGTGGCGACGAATACGTGGTGGGCCAGCAGGCGCATACCTACAAATACGAAGGTGGCGGGGCGGCGGTGCTCGGGTCGATCCAGCCGCAGCCACTGGAAGTGCAGGCCGACGGCTCGCTGGACCTGGCCCAGGTGGCGGCCGCGATCAAGCCCGATGACTTCCACTTCGCCCGCACGCGTCTGCTCGCCCTGGAAAACACCATGCAGGGCAAGGTCCTGCCGCTGGCTTATCTGGCCGAGGCGCGCCGTTTTACCCGTGAGCACGGCCTGCAACTGCACCTCGATGGCGCCCGGTTGTACAACGCCGCCGTCAAGTTGGGGGTGGACGCCCGCGAGATCGCCCAGCATTTCGATTCGGTCTCGGTGTGCCTGTCCAAGGGCCTGGGCGCGCCGGTGGGTTCGGTGTTGTGCGGGTCCAGCGAACTGATCGGCAAGGCCCGGCGCCTGCGCAAGATGGTCGGCGGCGGCATGCGCCAGGCCGGCATCCTCGCTGCGGCCGGCCTCTATGCACTGGATCACAACGTGCAGCGCCTGGCCGATGACCACGCCAACACCCAGCACCTGGCTGAAGGCCTGCGTGCCGCGGGCTACGCGGTCGAGCCGGTGCAGACCAACATGGTCTACGTGCAGATTGGCGACCAGGCCGAGGCGCTCAAGGCGTTTGCCGCCGAACGCGGGATCAAGCTCAGCGCTGCCGCCCGTCTGAGAATGGTCACCCACATGGACGTCAGCCGCGCGCAAATCGAGCAAGTGGTCGCGACATTCGTCGACTTTTCACATAAGTGA
- a CDS encoding 6,7-dimethyl-8-ribityllumazine synthase, translated as MQPTAFDSKGKHPQGERIAFIQACWHKEIVDQSRKGFVAQMIAQGYQESDIDFFELGGAFEIPLHAKLLAKTGRYAGIVAAGLVVDGGIYRHEFVAQSVISALMQVQLETEVPVFSVVLTPHHFHAGEEHQKFFFEHFVHKGEEAAKTCADTLAKTRALRRSEPRAVAV; from the coding sequence ATGCAACCCACTGCATTCGATAGCAAAGGCAAACACCCTCAGGGCGAGCGCATCGCGTTCATCCAGGCTTGCTGGCACAAGGAAATCGTCGACCAGAGCCGCAAAGGCTTCGTCGCCCAGATGATTGCCCAGGGTTATCAGGAATCGGACATCGACTTCTTCGAACTCGGCGGCGCCTTCGAAATCCCGCTGCACGCCAAGCTGCTGGCCAAGACCGGCCGTTACGCCGGCATCGTCGCCGCCGGCCTGGTGGTGGATGGCGGCATCTATCGCCATGAGTTCGTCGCCCAGTCGGTGATCAGCGCCCTGATGCAGGTTCAGCTGGAAACCGAAGTGCCGGTGTTCTCGGTGGTCCTGACCCCGCACCACTTCCATGCCGGTGAAGAACACCAGAAGTTCTTCTTCGAGCATTTTGTGCACAAGGGCGAGGAAGCGGCGAAGACCTGTGCCGATACGCTGGCCAAGACCCGTGCGCTGCGGCGCAGTGAGCCGCGTGCGGTAGCGGTGTAA
- the astE gene encoding succinylglutamate desuccinylase, protein MLALGKLLELTLAGREPAEKTQLTVEGVRMRWLSEGALEVRPPEARDNGLDLLLSAGIHGNETAPIELLDRLLHDIARGDLKPRARILFLFGNPEAIRKGERFVEQDVNRLFNGRHEQSSGSEALRACELERLAASFFSLPDRQRLHYDLHTAIRGSKIEQFALYPWKEGRQHSRQELARLRAAGMEAVLLQNKPSIVFSAYTYDKLGAESFTLELGKARPFGQNAGVNVNLLETRLKQIIEGNEPELAEAQLDGLQLFSVAREIIKHSDSFRLNLPADIENFSELEVGYLLAEDIAQTRWIIEEEGARIIFPNPKVKNGLRAGILIVPATDENLA, encoded by the coding sequence ATGCTCGCCCTCGGCAAACTGCTTGAACTGACCCTCGCCGGCCGTGAACCGGCGGAGAAGACTCAACTGACTGTCGAAGGCGTGCGCATGCGCTGGTTGAGCGAGGGCGCGCTGGAAGTACGGCCGCCCGAAGCCCGTGACAATGGCCTGGACCTGCTGCTGTCGGCCGGTATCCATGGCAATGAAACCGCGCCGATCGAGTTGCTCGACCGGCTGCTGCACGACATCGCCCGCGGCGACTTGAAGCCGCGTGCCCGTATCCTGTTCCTGTTCGGCAACCCGGAAGCGATTCGCAAGGGCGAGCGCTTCGTTGAGCAGGACGTCAATCGGCTGTTCAATGGCCGTCACGAACAAAGCAGCGGTTCAGAGGCCTTGCGCGCCTGTGAGCTGGAGCGCCTGGCGGCGAGCTTCTTCAGCCTGCCGGATCGCCAGCGCCTGCACTACGACCTGCACACGGCGATTCGTGGCTCGAAGATCGAGCAGTTCGCGTTGTACCCGTGGAAGGAAGGTCGCCAGCATTCCCGCCAGGAGCTGGCGCGCCTGCGTGCCGCCGGGATGGAAGCGGTGCTGTTGCAGAACAAGCCGTCCATCGTCTTCAGCGCCTACACCTACGACAAGCTGGGTGCCGAGTCCTTCACCCTGGAACTGGGCAAGGCGCGGCCGTTCGGACAGAACGCCGGGGTCAACGTCAACCTGCTGGAAACCCGCCTCAAGCAGATCATCGAAGGCAACGAACCCGAGCTTGCCGAGGCTCAGCTGGACGGCCTGCAGCTGTTCAGCGTGGCGCGGGAAATCATCAAGCACAGCGACAGCTTCCGCCTGAACCTGCCGGCGGACATCGAGAACTTCTCGGAACTGGAAGTGGGCTACCTGCTGGCCGAAGACATCGCCCAGACCCGCTGGATCATCGAGGAAGAGGGCGCCCGCATCATCTTCCCCAACCCGAAGGTCAAGAACGGCTTGCGTGCGGGGATCCTGATCGTGCCGGCGACTGACGAAAACCTGGCCTGA
- a CDS encoding topoisomerase II, which produces MSDTLQLILEDTDGTQLETSCTRVAVLWQGKELWIQQDGRGQLLIGVDVEEGDAEYANLLLRPLATNLVSLQLEMEPADLGDEDGHVHGPDCNHDH; this is translated from the coding sequence ATGAGCGATACCCTGCAGCTGATCCTTGAAGATACCGACGGCACGCAACTGGAAACCTCCTGCACCCGCGTCGCGGTCCTGTGGCAAGGCAAGGAGCTGTGGATCCAGCAGGACGGCCGCGGCCAGTTGCTGATCGGTGTGGACGTTGAAGAAGGTGACGCCGAATACGCCAACCTGCTGCTGCGCCCATTGGCGACTAATCTGGTAAGTCTGCAACTGGAGATGGAACCGGCCGACCTCGGCGACGAAGACGGCCACGTTCACGGCCCGGATTGCAATCACGACCACTAA
- the astB gene encoding N-succinylarginine dihydrolase, translating into MKSCEVNFDGLVGPTHNYGGLSYGNVASQSNSQQSSNPKEAALQGLAKMKALMDMGFTQGVLAPQERPDVAALRRLGFAGTDAQVIERAAKEAMPLLVASCSASSMWVANAATVSPSADTFDGRVHFTAANLNCKYHRSIEHPTTSRVLGAMFADQKHFAHHAALPAVAQFGDEGAANHTRFCREYGEAGVEFFVFGRSAFDTRYPAPQKYPARQTLEASQAVARLHGLKDDGVVYAQQNPSVIDQGVFHNDVIAVGNGEVLFYHEDAFLETDQMLAELSSKLAKVGGKFQAVCVPRSAVTVEDAVRSYLFNSQLLSRPDGSMLLIVPEECRGNERVWQYLQGLTSSGGLIREVKVFDLKQSMQNGGGPACLRLRVALNETELAAVNPGVIMTAPLYGTLTAWVEKHYRDRMTESDLADPQLLLECRTALDELTQILKLGAVYPFQIN; encoded by the coding sequence ATGAAATCCTGTGAAGTCAATTTTGACGGTCTAGTGGGGCCGACCCATAACTACGGCGGGTTGTCCTACGGCAACGTCGCCTCCCAGAGCAACAGCCAGCAGTCTTCGAACCCGAAGGAAGCCGCGCTGCAAGGCCTGGCGAAAATGAAAGCGCTGATGGACATGGGCTTTACCCAGGGCGTGCTGGCGCCGCAGGAGCGCCCGGATGTCGCCGCCCTGCGTCGCCTGGGTTTTGCCGGCACCGACGCGCAAGTGATCGAGCGTGCCGCCAAGGAAGCCATGCCGCTGCTGGTCGCTAGCTGCTCGGCGTCGAGCATGTGGGTGGCCAACGCTGCCACGGTCAGCCCGAGCGCCGACACCTTTGATGGCCGCGTGCATTTCACCGCCGCCAACCTCAACTGCAAATACCACCGCAGCATCGAACACCCGACCACCAGCCGCGTGCTGGGGGCGATGTTCGCCGACCAGAAACACTTCGCCCACCACGCCGCGTTGCCGGCGGTGGCGCAGTTCGGCGACGAAGGCGCGGCCAACCACACACGTTTCTGCCGCGAGTACGGCGAAGCGGGCGTGGAGTTCTTCGTGTTCGGGCGCAGCGCGTTCGACACCCGCTACCCGGCGCCGCAGAAATACCCGGCCCGCCAGACCCTCGAAGCCTCGCAAGCCGTGGCACGCCTGCACGGCCTGAAGGATGACGGCGTGGTCTACGCCCAGCAGAACCCGTCGGTGATCGACCAGGGCGTGTTCCACAATGACGTGATCGCGGTCGGTAATGGCGAAGTGCTGTTCTATCACGAGGATGCATTCCTCGAGACCGACCAGATGCTGGCCGAACTGTCGAGCAAGCTCGCCAAAGTCGGTGGGAAATTTCAGGCAGTGTGTGTACCGCGTTCGGCGGTGACCGTGGAAGATGCGGTTCGCTCCTACCTGTTCAATAGCCAGTTGCTGTCGCGTCCTGACGGCTCGATGCTGTTGATTGTGCCGGAAGAATGCCGTGGCAATGAGCGCGTGTGGCAGTACCTGCAGGGTTTGACCAGCTCCGGCGGGCTGATCCGCGAGGTCAAGGTTTTCGATCTCAAGCAAAGCATGCAGAACGGCGGTGGCCCGGCTTGCCTGAGGCTGCGCGTGGCGCTCAACGAAACCGAACTGGCGGCGGTCAACCCAGGGGTTATCATGACGGCACCGTTGTACGGCACCCTGACCGCCTGGGTCGAGAAGCACTATCGCGACCGCATGACCGAAAGCGACCTGGCGGACCCGCAGTTGCTGCTTGAGTGCCGGACGGCACTGGATGAACTGACACAAATCCTTAAACTGGGCGCGGTTTATCCTTTCCAGATCAATTGA
- the astD gene encoding succinylglutamate-semialdehyde dehydrogenase: MNSLYIAGEWLAGQGEAFQSLNPVTQQVLWAGEGATAAQVESAVQAARQAFPAWARRTLEERISVLEAFAAALKSHADELARAIGEETGKPLWEAATEVTSMVNKIAISVQSYRERTGEKSGPLGDATAVLRHKPHGVVAVFGPYNFPGHLPNGHIVPALLAGNSVLFKPSELTPKVAELTVKCWIEAGLPAGVLNLLQGARETGIALAANPGIDGLFFTGSSRTGNHLHNQFAGRPDKILALEMGGNNPLVVDQVADVDAAVYTIIQSAFISAGQRCTCARRLLVPQGAWGDALLARLVAVSATIEVGAFDQQPAPFMGSVISLGAAKALMDAQAHLLANGATALLEMTQPQAQAALLTPGILDVTAVAERPDEELFGPLLQVIRYADFEAAIAEANDTAYGLAAGLLSDSEARYQQFWLESRAGIVNWNKQLTGAASSAPFGGVGASGNHRASAYYAADYCAYPVASLETPSLVLPAALTPGVKMA, encoded by the coding sequence ATGAATTCGCTATACATCGCAGGTGAATGGCTGGCAGGCCAGGGCGAAGCCTTCCAATCGCTGAACCCGGTGACCCAACAGGTGCTGTGGGCCGGCGAGGGCGCCACCGCCGCCCAGGTCGAGTCGGCCGTGCAGGCCGCCCGCCAGGCGTTCCCGGCTTGGGCGCGTCGCACCCTGGAAGAGCGCATCTCGGTACTGGAGGCTTTCGCTGCCGCCCTGAAAAGCCACGCCGACGAACTGGCCCGCGCCATTGGTGAGGAAACCGGTAAACCGTTGTGGGAAGCGGCCACCGAAGTCACCAGCATGGTCAACAAGATCGCCATCTCGGTACAAAGCTACCGCGAGCGCACCGGCGAGAAGAGCGGCCCGCTGGGCGACGCCACCGCCGTCTTGCGCCACAAGCCCCATGGTGTGGTGGCGGTGTTCGGCCCGTACAACTTCCCCGGTCACCTGCCCAACGGCCATATCGTGCCGGCGTTGCTGGCCGGTAACAGCGTACTGTTCAAACCCAGCGAGCTGACGCCGAAAGTCGCCGAGCTGACGGTCAAGTGCTGGATCGAAGCCGGCTTGCCGGCCGGTGTGCTGAACCTGTTGCAAGGCGCGCGGGAAACCGGGATCGCCCTGGCGGCCAACCCTGGCATCGACGGGTTGTTCTTCACCGGTTCCAGCCGCACCGGCAACCACCTGCACAACCAGTTTGCCGGCCGTCCGGACAAGATCCTCGCCCTGGAAATGGGCGGCAACAACCCGCTGGTGGTCGATCAGGTCGCCGACGTGGACGCAGCGGTCTACACCATCATCCAGTCGGCGTTCATCTCCGCCGGCCAGCGTTGCACCTGTGCGCGCCGCCTGCTGGTGCCGCAAGGCGCCTGGGGCGATGCGTTGCTGGCGCGCCTGGTGGCCGTGAGTGCGACCATCGAGGTGGGCGCCTTCGATCAACAGCCGGCACCGTTCATGGGCTCGGTGATTTCCCTGGGCGCAGCCAAGGCCCTGATGGATGCCCAGGCGCATCTGCTGGCCAACGGCGCCACGGCGTTGCTGGAAATGACCCAGCCCCAGGCCCAGGCGGCGTTGCTGACCCCAGGCATTCTCGACGTGACGGCGGTGGCCGAGCGTCCGGATGAAGAGCTGTTCGGCCCGTTGCTGCAAGTGATCCGCTACGCTGATTTTGAAGCAGCCATTGCCGAAGCCAACGACACCGCCTACGGCCTGGCCGCGGGCCTGTTGTCGGACTCCGAAGCGCGTTACCAGCAATTCTGGCTGGAAAGCCGCGCCGGTATCGTCAACTGGAACAAGCAACTGACCGGCGCCGCGAGCAGCGCCCCGTTCGGCGGCGTCGGCGCTTCGGGCAACCACCGCGCCAGCGCCTATTACGCTGCGGATTACTGCGCGTACCCGGTGGCCTCGCTGGAGACGCCGAGCCTGGTGTTGCCGGCGGCCCTGACACCTGGCGTGAAGATGGCGTGA
- the astA gene encoding arginine N-succinyltransferase: MIVRPVRSSDLPALIDLARSTGTGLTTLPANEERLAHRVGWAEKTFRGDAGRADADYLFVLEDDDGRVVGISAIAGAVGLREPWYNFRVGLTVSASQELNIYREIPTLFLANDLTGNSELCSLFLHADYRSGLNGRMLSKARFMFIAEFPQLFGNKIIAEMRGVSDDAGRSPFWESLGRHFFKMEFSQADYLTGVGNKAFIAELMPKFPLYTCFLSPDARNVIGQVHPDTEPALSMLRSEGFSYQGYVDIFDAGPAIECETAKIRAIRDSQALVLAVGTPGDDATPFIIHNRKREDCRITAAPARFAAGTLVVDPLTAKRLQLTAGDQVRAVPLSAARESKQ, encoded by the coding sequence ATGATCGTTCGTCCCGTACGCAGCAGCGATTTACCCGCTCTGATCGACCTGGCCCGCAGCACCGGCACTGGCCTGACCACCTTGCCGGCCAACGAAGAGCGCCTGGCCCATCGGGTCGGCTGGGCCGAGAAGACCTTTCGCGGCGACGCCGGGCGCGCGGACGCCGACTATCTGTTCGTGCTCGAAGACGACGATGGCCGGGTGGTGGGCATTTCCGCCATCGCTGGCGCCGTGGGCCTGCGCGAGCCGTGGTACAACTTCCGTGTCGGCCTGACCGTCAGCGCCTCGCAGGAACTGAACATCTACCGCGAAATCCCTACGCTGTTCCTGGCCAACGACCTGACCGGCAACTCCGAGTTGTGCTCGTTGTTCCTGCACGCCGATTACCGCAGTGGCCTCAATGGCCGCATGCTGTCCAAGGCGCGGTTCATGTTCATCGCCGAGTTCCCGCAACTGTTCGGCAACAAGATCATCGCCGAGATGCGCGGCGTGTCCGACGACGCCGGCCGTTCGCCGTTCTGGGAAAGCCTGGGCCGGCACTTCTTCAAGATGGAATTCAGCCAGGCCGACTACCTGACCGGCGTGGGCAACAAGGCGTTCATCGCCGAATTGATGCCCAAGTTTCCGCTGTACACCTGCTTCCTGTCGCCGGACGCGCGCAACGTCATCGGCCAGGTGCACCCGGACACCGAGCCGGCGCTGTCGATGCTGCGCAGCGAAGGTTTCAGCTACCAGGGTTACGTCGACATCTTCGACGCAGGCCCGGCCATCGAGTGCGAGACCGCCAAGATTCGTGCGATCCGCGACAGCCAGGCGCTGGTGCTGGCCGTTGGCACGCCGGGCGACGATGCCACGCCGTTCATCATCCATAACCGCAAGCGCGAAGACTGCCGCATCACTGCCGCACCGGCACGCTTCGCCGCCGGCACGCTGGTGGTTGATCCACTGACCGCCAAGCGCCTGCAACTGACCGCAGGCGATCAGGTGCGCGCCGTTCCGTTGTCCGCTGCCCGGGAGTCGAAACAATGA
- the aruF gene encoding arginine/ornithine succinyltransferase subunit alpha, whose amino-acid sequence MLVMRPAQMADLGEVQRLAADSPIGVTSLPDDVERLSDKIAASEASFAAEVSFNGEETYFFVLEDTATGKLAGCSAIVASAGYSEPFYSFRNETFVHASRELKIHNKIHVLSQCHDLTGNSLLTSFYVTRDLVGSPWAELNSRGRLLFVASHPERFADSVVTEIVGYSDENGDSPFWDAIGRNFFDLNYAEAERLCGLKSRTFLAELMPHYPIYVPLLPDSAQEAMGQVHPRAQITFDILMREGFETDHYIDIFDGGPTLHARVSGIRSIAQSRVVPVKIGETVKGVGRQYLVANAQLQDYRAVLLELDYAPGKPVTLDLEAAEALGVGEGASVRLVAV is encoded by the coding sequence ATGCTGGTGATGCGCCCCGCGCAAATGGCTGATCTGGGCGAGGTACAGCGTCTGGCTGCGGACAGTCCGATTGGTGTCACTTCCTTGCCGGATGACGTTGAACGCCTGAGCGACAAGATCGCCGCGAGCGAAGCCTCGTTCGCCGCCGAAGTCAGCTTCAATGGCGAAGAGACCTACTTCTTCGTCCTCGAAGACACCGCCACCGGCAAGCTCGCCGGGTGCTCGGCCATCGTCGCCTCGGCCGGCTACTCCGAGCCGTTCTACAGTTTCCGTAATGAAACCTTCGTGCACGCCTCCCGCGAGCTGAAGATTCATAACAAGATCCACGTGCTCTCGCAGTGCCACGACCTGACCGGCAACAGCTTGCTGACCAGTTTCTACGTGACGCGCGACCTGGTGGGTTCGCCCTGGGCGGAACTCAATTCCCGTGGCCGCCTGCTGTTCGTTGCCAGCCATCCGGAGCGCTTCGCCGATTCGGTGGTCACCGAGATCGTCGGCTACAGCGATGAAAACGGCGACTCGCCGTTCTGGGATGCCATCGGGCGCAACTTCTTCGACCTCAACTACGCCGAAGCCGAGCGCCTGTGTGGCCTCAAAAGCCGCACCTTCCTCGCCGAACTGATGCCGCATTACCCGATCTACGTGCCCCTGCTGCCGGACTCCGCGCAGGAGGCCATGGGCCAGGTGCACCCACGGGCGCAGATCACCTTCGACATCCTGATGCGCGAAGGCTTCGAGACCGACCACTACATCGACATCTTCGACGGTGGCCCGACCCTGCACGCACGGGTGTCCGGGATCCGCTCGATTGCCCAGAGCCGCGTGGTGCCGGTGAAGATCGGCGAGACGGTGAAGGGTGTGGGGCGTCAGTACCTGGTGGCCAATGCGCAATTGCAGGACTACCGCGCCGTGTTGCTCGAGCTCGATTACGCGCCCGGCAAACCGGTGACCCTGGATCTGGAAGCGGCCGAAGCCCTGGGCGTCGGCGAAGGTGCCAGCGTGCGCCTGGTGGCGGTTTAA
- a CDS encoding aspartate aminotransferase family protein, translating to MSVEHAAVERADFDQVMVPNYAPAAFIPVRGAGSRVWDQSGRELIDFAGGIAVNVLGHAHPALVGALTEQANKLWHVSNVFTNEPALRLAHKLVDATFAERAFFCNSGAEANEAALKLARRVGFDRAGSEKYEIIATVNSFHGRTLFTVNVGGQPKYSDGFGPKITGITHVPYNDLAALKAAISDKTCAVIIEPIQGESGVIPAELEYLQGARDLCNAHDALLIFDEVQTGMGRTGHLFAYQHYGVIPDVLTSAKSLGGGFPIAAMLTTEALAKHLVVGTHGTTYGGNPLACAVGEAVMDVVNTPEVLAGVKAKHDKFKARLEQIGEKYGLFTKVRGMGLLIGCVLTDAWKGKAKDVFNAAEKEGLMILQAGPDVVRFAPSLVVEDADIDEGLDRFERAAAKLTQA from the coding sequence ATGTCCGTTGAGCACGCTGCGGTAGAACGCGCCGATTTCGACCAGGTAATGGTTCCCAACTACGCGCCTGCCGCTTTCATTCCGGTACGTGGCGCCGGTTCCCGCGTCTGGGACCAGTCCGGCCGCGAGCTGATCGACTTCGCCGGCGGGATTGCCGTTAACGTACTGGGCCACGCACATCCTGCGCTGGTCGGTGCCTTGACCGAACAGGCGAACAAGCTGTGGCACGTGTCCAACGTGTTCACCAACGAGCCGGCCCTGCGCCTGGCCCACAAGCTGGTCGACGCGACCTTCGCCGAGCGTGCGTTCTTCTGCAACTCCGGCGCCGAGGCCAACGAGGCCGCCCTGAAGCTGGCCCGTCGTGTCGGTTTCGACCGCGCCGGCAGCGAAAAATACGAAATCATCGCCACCGTCAACAGCTTCCACGGCCGTACCCTGTTCACCGTGAACGTCGGTGGCCAGCCGAAGTACTCCGACGGCTTCGGCCCGAAAATCACCGGCATCACCCACGTGCCGTACAACGACCTGGCCGCCCTCAAAGCCGCCATTTCCGACAAGACCTGCGCGGTGATCATCGAGCCGATCCAGGGCGAGAGCGGGGTGATCCCGGCTGAACTCGAATACCTGCAAGGCGCCCGTGACCTGTGCAACGCCCACGACGCGCTGCTGATCTTCGACGAAGTGCAGACCGGCATGGGCCGCACCGGCCACCTGTTCGCCTACCAGCACTACGGCGTGATCCCGGACGTGCTCACCAGCGCCAAGAGCCTGGGCGGTGGTTTCCCGATCGCGGCGATGCTCACCACCGAAGCGCTGGCCAAGCACCTGGTGGTCGGCACCCACGGCACCACCTACGGCGGCAACCCGCTGGCGTGCGCCGTCGGCGAGGCGGTGATGGACGTGGTCAACACCCCTGAAGTACTGGCGGGCGTGAAGGCCAAGCACGACAAGTTCAAGGCGCGCCTGGAGCAGATCGGCGAGAAGTACGGTCTGTTCACCAAGGTACGTGGCATGGGCCTGCTGATCGGCTGCGTGCTGACCGACGCCTGGAAAGGCAAGGCCAAGGACGTGTTCAACGCCGCTGAAAAAGAAGGCCTGATGATCCTGCAAGCCGGCCCGGACGTGGTGCGCTTCGCCCCGAGCCTGGTGGTGGAAGACGCCGACATCGACGAAGGCCTGGACCGCTTCGAACGCGCGGCGGCAAAACTGACGCAAGCTTGA